Proteins from a single region of Larus michahellis chromosome 13, bLarMic1.1, whole genome shotgun sequence:
- the LOC141750850 gene encoding D-dopachrome decarboxylase produces MPFVELETNLPAGRLPSGLAQELCAAAADILGKPAERVNVTVRSGLPMVVSGSAEPCAQLLVSSIGVVGSAEQNQRHSARFFDFLTAQLGLGTERIVIRFYPLEPWQIGKNRTVMTFL; encoded by the exons ATGCCGTTCGTGGAGCTGGAAACCAACCTGCCGGCCGGGCGGCTGCCGTCGGGGCTGGCCCAGGAGCtgtgcgccgccgccgccgacatCTTGGGCAAACCGGCGGAG AGGGTGAACGTGACGGTGCGGAGCGGGCTGCCCATGGTGGTGTCGGGCTCGGCCGAGCCCTGCGCCCAGCTGCTCGTCTCCTCCATCGGCGTGGTGGGCTCGGCGGAGCAGAACCAGCGGCACAGCGCCCGCTTCTTCGACTTCCTCACGGCCCAGCTGGGCCTCGGCACCGAGCG GATTGTCATCCGCTTTTACCCACTGGAGCCCTGGCAGATTGGCAAGAACAGAACAGTCATGACGTTCCTGTGA
- the GSTT4 gene encoding glutathione S-transferase theta-4 isoform X2 — MGLELYLDLLSQPCRSIYIFARSNNIPFEFKHVELFKGPSNSEGAGKISLLKKVPALKDGDFTLAECTAILLYLSRKYNTPDHWYPSDIQKRARVDEYLSWHHANIRANAPKTMWIKVLIPLFTGQPLPSEKLQEVMEGLSTSLKQFEERFLQDKAFIIGSEISLADLVAIVELMQPVGVGCDIFEDRPRLMEWRRRVEDAVGKELFFQAHEMILNIKELSNIQIDPQLKEHLAPVLMKMMK, encoded by the exons atggggctggagcTGTACCTGGACTTGCTCTCGCAGCCCTGCCGCTCCATCTACATCTTCGCCCGCAGCAACAACATCCCCTTCGAGTTCAAGCACGTGGAGCTCTTCAAAG GGCCATCAAATAGCGAAGGGGCCGGCAAAATCAGCCTCTTGAAGAAAGTACCAGCACTAAAGGACGGAGACTTCACCCTAGCAGAATG CACTGCCATTCTGCTCTATCTGAGTCGAAAGTACAACACTCCCGACCACTGGTACCCATCAGACATACAAAAACGAGCCCGAGTAGATGAATACCTCTCATGGCATCACGCTAACATCCGGGCTAATGCTCCTAAGACCATGTGGATCAAG GTGCTGATTCCCCTCTTCACAGGGCAGCCACTGCCATcggagaagctccaggaggttaTGGAGGGGCTGTCCACTTCCCTGAAGCAATTTGAGGAGAGGTTTCTGCAGGACAAGGCTTTTATCATTGGGAGCGAGATCTCTCTGGCAGATCTTGTGGCCATTGTGGAGCTGATGCAA CCTGTTGGAGTCGGTTGTGACATCTTTGAAGACAGACCAAGGCTGATGGAGTGGCGCAGGCGGgtggaggatgctgtgggaaaagaGCTTTTCTTCCAAGCCCATGAGATGATCCTTAATATCAAAGAACTGAGCAACATTCAAATTGATCCACAGCTGAAAGAGCATCTGGCACCTGTGttgatgaagatgatgaaatgA
- the GSTT4 gene encoding glutathione S-transferase theta-4 isoform X1 gives MGLELYLDLLSQPCRSIYIFARSNNIPFEFKHVELFKDSVLGKKQAAGSGAEQPRAGPSNSEGAGKISLLKKVPALKDGDFTLAECTAILLYLSRKYNTPDHWYPSDIQKRARVDEYLSWHHANIRANAPKTMWIKVLIPLFTGQPLPSEKLQEVMEGLSTSLKQFEERFLQDKAFIIGSEISLADLVAIVELMQPVGVGCDIFEDRPRLMEWRRRVEDAVGKELFFQAHEMILNIKELSNIQIDPQLKEHLAPVLMKMMK, from the exons atggggctggagcTGTACCTGGACTTGCTCTCGCAGCCCTGCCGCTCCATCTACATCTTCGCCCGCAGCAACAACATCCCCTTCGAGTTCAAGCACGTGGAGCTCTTCAAAG ActcggtgctggggaagaagcaggcggcggggagcggcgcggagcagCCCCGCGCAG GGCCATCAAATAGCGAAGGGGCCGGCAAAATCAGCCTCTTGAAGAAAGTACCAGCACTAAAGGACGGAGACTTCACCCTAGCAGAATG CACTGCCATTCTGCTCTATCTGAGTCGAAAGTACAACACTCCCGACCACTGGTACCCATCAGACATACAAAAACGAGCCCGAGTAGATGAATACCTCTCATGGCATCACGCTAACATCCGGGCTAATGCTCCTAAGACCATGTGGATCAAG GTGCTGATTCCCCTCTTCACAGGGCAGCCACTGCCATcggagaagctccaggaggttaTGGAGGGGCTGTCCACTTCCCTGAAGCAATTTGAGGAGAGGTTTCTGCAGGACAAGGCTTTTATCATTGGGAGCGAGATCTCTCTGGCAGATCTTGTGGCCATTGTGGAGCTGATGCAA CCTGTTGGAGTCGGTTGTGACATCTTTGAAGACAGACCAAGGCTGATGGAGTGGCGCAGGCGGgtggaggatgctgtgggaaaagaGCTTTTCTTCCAAGCCCATGAGATGATCCTTAATATCAAAGAACTGAGCAACATTCAAATTGATCCACAGCTGAAAGAGCATCTGGCACCTGTGttgatgaagatgatgaaatgA